The stretch of DNA CCGCCGACATCTGGGACGTGAGCCTCAACGTGCCGGCTGCGGACTGGCGCGTCGCGCTGTTCCTCGTCGCCGCCGCGGTGGCGTCCACCGCGTTGTTCGCACTGCTGCCGGCGCTGCAGGCCACCCGGATCGATCCGGTGCGGACGCTGCGCGGCGAGCTGGTCAGGGATGCCCGTCCGGGCCGCGCCCGAAATGCGCTGATCGGCGTGCAGGTGTTCGCCTCGGCGCTGCTGCTGATCGGCGCGTCGATCTTCCTGCGCAGCGGCATGGCCTCCTCACAATACGACCAGGGCTTTCGCACCGCCGACACGGTGATGATCGAGCTGGTCAACGAGCCGACGCGAACGGCCATGCTCCAGGCGATCGCGGCGGACGCCGCCATCACGCAATACGCGGCGGTACGGCCAGGTATGCTGGACACGTTACCCGGGCTTGCCACCATCGGCCAGGGGAAGACGCCGCTCCGCTGCAAGTTCGTATCGGGCGACTACTTCGGCGTGATGGGCGTTCCGATGCTGCGCGGGCGAACGTTCACGCCGGCCGAACGCGACGGCGCTCCGGTCGTCATCGTCTCCGAATCGACGGCGCGAGCGCTGTGGCCGAACGGCAACGCGATTGGCGAGACGTTCCGGCTCGAGCCCGATCGTCCGTCCGAAGGCCAACCGGAGGATCAGCCGGCATTCTCCTCGCACCTGGTGACGGTCATCGGCGTGTCGCGAGACGTCACGGGCTCTCGATTCACCGGGAACAAGCCAGGCGTGTTCATGCCCACCAGCCTGGACGCGCCGGACACCGCGGCCATGGTGCGGATCGCCGGAGATCCGGATCTCGCCAGGCGCACGCTCATCGAGCATTTCATCAAGATCGATCCGAACCTCGGCAGGATCGTGACGATGCGAACGGTGGCGCGGCTCGAGAAGGTGTTCCTGACGATCGCGTTTTCGATTGCCGTGGCGCTCGGCGCGCTGGCGTTGCTGCTGACGGTGTCGGGACTGTTCAGCGTGTTGTCCTACCTCGTGGCGCAGCGCACCAAGGAAATCGGCTTGCGCATGGCGCTTGGCGCGCCGTCGCGAGCCGTCACGCGCTTGGTGCTCGCGCAGACCGCCCGGCCCGTGCTCTACGGGCTCGTCGCCGGCACGGTGCTCGCCGCCGCGCTCGCGACCGTATTGCTGTCGACGCCGTTCGGCGCGTTCATCTCGCCGATCGTGCACGTTGCCGATCCCGTCGCCTATCTCGCGAGCGTGGTGATCATCGTCGCCGCCTGCGTCGCGGCGGCGGCACTGCCTGCCACGCGCGCCGTGCGGCTCGATCCGATGCGGGCCCTGCGGGAGGAATAGACGCTCACTTCCCTCTCGGAGCGCGCTTCAGCCGCAGCCGCCACGGCGATCGTCGGTTGCCAGCCGCCTCGCACGGCGCGGACGGATCTTTTGCTCACGCCCGCGTCGATCGCTGTCATCACTTGACTCGAGGCGTCGCGGCCGACGCATCGAAGTTCCCCCGACCTTGCCGAGCGCCTTGACACCCGCTTGGCCTATAGGCATAGTTAATCTATGCCTCGAAACGACGGCCTTCCCCCTGGCACCCTGGCCATGCTGATCCTGCGGATCCTCGCCCGCGGTCCCCTGCACGGCTACGGAATCGCTCAACGCATCCGGCAACTCTCGAGCGATGCGCTCAGCGTCGAAGAAGGCTCGTTGTACCCCGCGCTGCAGAAGCTCCTGCTGAAGGGTTGGGTCAAGGCCGAAGCGACCGTGTCGGACACCGGCCGGAGCGTGCGCGCGTACCGACTCACTCCCGCGGGCAGGAAGCAGCTCGAGGTCGAACGCGCGAACTACTCACGGATGGCGAAGGCCATCGCGCTCCTCCTCGAATCGGCGTGACGCCCATGCTGAGCCTCGGCGAGTGGTACCGGCGGGTGCACTACCTCCTCCACAGGAGGGAGCTCGAGGATCAACTGCGCCTGGACATGGAGGCGCACCGCGCGATGATGGGAACCCCCGCGCGATTCGGCAATACCCTACGGCTTCGGGAAGAGGCGCACGACACGTGGGGTTGGCGGTGGCTCCACGATCTGGGGCATGACCTCCGGCACGGCCTCAGGTCATTCGTCGCCGATCGCGCGTACACGACGACGGCCGTGACGACGCTCGCGCTCGGCATCGGCACCACCGCCGCCGTCTTCACGGTCGTCAACGGCGTGCTGTTGCGGCCGTTGCCGTTTCCCGACGCAGGACGTCTCGTGCAGGTGTCGGGTCAGAGCGCCCTCGCGGAGCGCGGTGCGGTGCCGGACGTCGACGGCCTGCGCCGCGGCTCGGGCTCGTTCGCGGCCATCGCCGGGTACGAGGTCGCAGGCCGATACCTTCGCACGTCAACCGGATCCACGCGGGTGATGGCAGTGCAGGCCGAAGGAGATTTCTTCAGCGTATTGGGTGCGGCTCCACGACTCGGCCGGACGTTCACGGCGTCCGATCCACCGGATGCGGCCGTGATCGGCGAAGAGTTCTGGCGGCGAGACCTGGAATCGGATCCGAACGTGATCGGACGCACGCTGGCGTTCACCGACCGGAGCGTCACGATCGTCGGCGTGATGCCGCGATCGTTTCAGTTCCCGTACGCGGCGGCATCGATTCTGCCTGGCGTCGCTTCGGCGGCTCGCACCGACGTCTGGCTGCGCTTCCCCGGCGGCCGGGTCATCCACCGAATCGGAGAGGTCGTCGGACGGATCAAGGCGGACGTCTCGATCGAGGCGGCCGCTCAGGAAGCCGCGGCGGTGGGTGACCGGCTCGCTGCCGAGGCCCCACACCCCGGGCCTCCCACCCGCGTGATCGTCGAGCCGCTGGCCGACGCGATCGTCACGCCGCCCGTGCAGCGGCTGCTGGCGCTGCTGTTCGGATCCGTGGTGCTGCTCCTGGCGCTCGCCTGCGCGAACGTGGGCACGCTGGCGCTGGCACGGGTGACACGGCGCAGCCAACACGTGGCGGTTCGCGTGGCACTCGGGGCCGGTCGTGGGCGCCTGATGCGACAGGCCCTCGCGGAGAGCCTGCTGCTCCTGTCAGCCAGCGCGTTGGCCGGACTCGTGCTGGCCTGGTTCGCGACACGGTGGTTCCTGACCGTCGCGGCGGCCTACTTGCCGCGGGCGCACGACGTCGCGCTCGACTGGCGGGTCGTCGGGTTCGTCATCGCGGCTGCCGCGGTCGTGGGGATCATGGTGGCGCTCATCCCGATGCTCGCGGTGCTCGGAGCTCGGGATGCGCACGTTCAGTCCTCGATCCGGGAAGGCGCCGGCCGCGCCACCGCCGGTCC from Acidobacteriota bacterium encodes:
- a CDS encoding ABC transporter permease: MTPMLSLGEWYRRVHYLLHRRELEDQLRLDMEAHRAMMGTPARFGNTLRLREEAHDTWGWRWLHDLGHDLRHGLRSFVADRAYTTTAVTTLALGIGTTAAVFTVVNGVLLRPLPFPDAGRLVQVSGQSALAERGAVPDVDGLRRGSGSFAAIAGYEVAGRYLRTSTGSTRVMAVQAEGDFFSVLGAAPRLGRTFTASDPPDAAVIGEEFWRRDLESDPNVIGRTLAFTDRSVTIVGVMPRSFQFPYAAASILPGVASAARTDVWLRFPGGRVIHRIGEVVGRIKADVSIEAAAQEAAAVGDRLAAEAPHPGPPTRVIVEPLADAIVTPPVQRLLALLFGSVVLLLALACANVGTLALARVTRRSQHVAVRVALGAGRGRLMRQALAESLLLLSASALAGLVLAWFATRWFLTVAAAYLPRAHDVALDWRVVGFVIAAAAVVGIMVALIPMLAVLGARDAHVQSSIREGAGRATAGPAASRLRDSLIVAEIAIAFVLAVGAALLVRELVRLKNVDPGVSTRNVMTFHLGYRGASPPDPRQFYAIEDRVRQLPGTAAAGVTQLVPLQNWGWTSSSSDFAVRGRPRLSPEFPIQMRYVTPGYLATLRVAVRSGRGFTADDTASATPAVVINETLARRCCAGFDPVGQITNRGTIVGVVADVRQASLDRPAEPELYFPIAQNWSQISELGMTLLVRTTTAPAGLTDVVRSVVHDVNPDLAVFDVKGMDQVIADSLAEFTLYLSVVTAFAALALVLAASGTYGVIAYLAASRTQEFAVRAALGARRAAIARLVLARGARIVGLGLLIGLAGALAASSMVVGLPVKVREPDLETLAPLAAALFVLAMTASLLPAIHASRVDPVRALKAE
- a CDS encoding ABC transporter permease produces the protein MDLRDVKLRARALLAPRQAERDLRDELAFHVDREARKLIDEGMAPATARARAHARFGSVPLVADECRDQRGTAFVDDALRDLRCAVRSFAHAPLASATVVATIAIGLGVVAVLFTFLNTFLFRTDRVPDVEQFYAVERLQPGTDGQSSLTRADFESLRRDTSVFTDAYAAVSGIDLRVDGRAMAVTLVTASFFDLVRVRPSMGRALTAADDAPNGGNPVIVLSDKGWHRRFDRDPDVIGRTVLVGGVPFTVVGVMPEGFRGLVVGAPDFWAPLAQLGAFRPNQRGRESSAVVEIAGRLKPGVSGDSARAQLRAWSANAPASTAERRAAAAATIDVLPHRGTVPRPMEAVMLFAPLFIAFGLILLIGCANVANLLLARGVARQREIGIRLSIGASRGRIVRQLMTESLLLALVAAAGGYVVSRLALTGAVVWVVGMMPADIWDVSLNVPAADWRVALFLVAAAVASTALFALLPALQATRIDPVRTLRGELVRDARPGRARNALIGVQVFASALLLIGASIFLRSGMASSQYDQGFRTADTVMIELVNEPTRTAMLQAIAADAAITQYAAVRPGMLDTLPGLATIGQGKTPLRCKFVSGDYFGVMGVPMLRGRTFTPAERDGAPVVIVSESTARALWPNGNAIGETFRLEPDRPSEGQPEDQPAFSSHLVTVIGVSRDVTGSRFTGNKPGVFMPTSLDAPDTAAMVRIAGDPDLARRTLIEHFIKIDPNLGRIVTMRTVARLEKVFLTIAFSIAVALGALALLLTVSGLFSVLSYLVAQRTKEIGLRMALGAPSRAVTRLVLAQTARPVLYGLVAGTVLAAALATVLLSTPFGAFISPIVHVADPVAYLASVVIIVAACVAAAALPATRAVRLDPMRALREE
- a CDS encoding PadR family transcriptional regulator — protein: MPRNDGLPPGTLAMLILRILARGPLHGYGIAQRIRQLSSDALSVEEGSLYPALQKLLLKGWVKAEATVSDTGRSVRAYRLTPAGRKQLEVERANYSRMAKAIALLLESA